The Benincasa hispida cultivar B227 chromosome 11, ASM972705v1, whole genome shotgun sequence genome has a segment encoding these proteins:
- the LOC120091720 gene encoding beta-glucosidase 11-like isoform X3: MVDIGLDAYKFSISWSRLIPNGRGPVNPKGLEYYNNLINELITYGIQPHVTLFNFDLPQELEDEYGGWVSPKIIEDFTAYAELCFKEFGDRVLYWSTINEPNVFADGGYDLGFTPPQRCSAPFGLRNCSFGNSTTEPYLVVHHALLAHASTSALYKKNYKDKQQGFIGFNLYTTHYVPLTDSEEDANAVQRATAFLINWVLHPLVFGDYPNLMKDIVGLRMPIFTKAEKELVKGSCDFIGIIYYYRIHVKDKPPSQILETRDYHADVAVQLLSMEDERAPEVRVGSLWLPVGLQELIQYLNQVYGNLPMYIYENGLSLKRNSSLEDGQRVEYMQSHIAVVLNALRNGSNVKGYFTWSFLDVYELLSGYSTGYGLIYVDLDDPDLKRYPKLSAKWYSNFLKGKAASLDGVLQLQNNHGVQ, from the exons ATGGTGGATATTGGACTTGATGCGTATAAATTTTCCATCTCATGGTCAAGACTTATTCCAA atGGAAGAGGACCTGTAAATCCAAAGGGCTTGGAATACTACAACAATCTCATTAATGAACTAATTACCTATG GCATCCAACCACATGTGACTTTATTCAACTTTGATCTTCCAcaagaacttgaagatgaatATGGAGGATGGGTTAGTCCAAAGATTAT AGAAGACTTCACAGCCTATGCAGAATTATGCTTCAAAGAATTTGGAGATAGAGTATTGTATTGGAGTACCATAAATGAGCCTAATGTGTTTGCTGATGGAGGATATGATTTAGGATTTACGCCACCTCAGCGCTGTTCAGCTCcatttggattaagaaattgcTCTTTTGGCAACTCCACAACTGAGCCATACCTAGTTGTGCATCATGCTCTATTGGCCCATGCATCAACTTCAGCTTTGTACAAGAAAAACTATAAA GACAAACAACAGGGTTTTATAGGATTCAACTTGTATACAACACACTATGTTCCTTTGACTGACTCAGAAGAAGATGCAAATGCTGTTCAAAGGGCCACTGCATTCCTTATTAATTG GGTCCTCCATCCATTAGTTTTTGGAGATTATCCTAATTTGATGAAGGACATTGTTGGTTTAAGGATGCCAATTTTTACAAAGGCTGAGAAGGAGCTAGTGAAAGGGTCTTGTGATTTCATAGGGATCATATATTACTATAGAATTCATGTGAAGGATAAACCTCCCAGTCAAATCCTGGAAACTAGAGACTATCATGCTGATGTGGCAGTACAACTTTTAA GCATGGAAGATGAAAGAGCACCTGAGGTGAGAGTTGGGTCTTTATGGCTCCCtgtg GGCCTTCAAGAATTAATACAATACTTaaatcaagtttatggcaatcTTCCTATGTATATCTATGAAAATG GTCTTTCATTGAAGAGAAATTCATCCTTGGAAGATGGGCAAAGGGTGGAATACATGCAAAGCCACATTGCAGTAGTTCTTAATGCTTTGAG GAATGGTTCAAATGTAAAAGGGTATTTCACATGGTCATTTCTTGATGTGTACGAGTTATTAAGTGGCTATAGTACTGGCTATGGATTGATCTACGTAGATTTGGATGATCCAGATTTGAAAAGATATCCCAAATTATCTGCAAAGTGGTACTCTAATTTTTTGAAAGGAAAAGCTGCTTCTTTAGATGGAGTTTTGCAACTCCAAAACAATCATGGTGTGCAGTGA
- the LOC120091720 gene encoding beta-glucosidase 11-like isoform X2, translating to MWNLGMVLLMLVFFLSFHLFGLAFAGADDDYTRSDFPPHFVFGSGTSAYQVEGAANEDGRTPSIWDSYTHSDGPGGNGDIACDGYHKYKEDVKLMVDIGLDAYKFSISWSRLIPNGRGPVNPKGLEYYNNLINELITYGIQPHVTLFNFDLPQELEDEYGGWVSPKIIEDFTAYAELCFKEFGDRVLYWSTINEPNVFADGGYDLGFTPPQRCSAPFGLRNCSFGNSTTEPYLVVHHALLAHASTSALYKKNYKDKQQGFIGFNLYTTHYVPLTDSEEDANAVQRATAFLINWVLHPLVFGDYPNLMKDIVGLRMPIFTKAEKELVKGSCDFIGIIYYYRIHVKDKPPSQILETRDYHADVAVQLLSMEDERAPEGLQELIQYLNQVYGNLPMYIYENGLSLKRNSSLEDGQRVEYMQSHIAVVLNALRNGSNVKGYFTWSFLDVYELLSGYSTGYGLIYVDLDDPDLKRYPKLSAKWYSNFLKGKAASLDGVLQLQNNHGVQ from the exons ACCTCTGCTTACCAg GTAGAGGGAGCTGCCAATGAAGATGGTAGGACACCAAGCATTTGGGATTCTTATACTCATTCTG ATGGACCGGGAGGAAATGGTGACATAGCATGTGATGGATACCATAAATATAAG GAAGATGTGAAATTGATGGTGGATATTGGACTTGATGCGTATAAATTTTCCATCTCATGGTCAAGACTTATTCCAA atGGAAGAGGACCTGTAAATCCAAAGGGCTTGGAATACTACAACAATCTCATTAATGAACTAATTACCTATG GCATCCAACCACATGTGACTTTATTCAACTTTGATCTTCCAcaagaacttgaagatgaatATGGAGGATGGGTTAGTCCAAAGATTAT AGAAGACTTCACAGCCTATGCAGAATTATGCTTCAAAGAATTTGGAGATAGAGTATTGTATTGGAGTACCATAAATGAGCCTAATGTGTTTGCTGATGGAGGATATGATTTAGGATTTACGCCACCTCAGCGCTGTTCAGCTCcatttggattaagaaattgcTCTTTTGGCAACTCCACAACTGAGCCATACCTAGTTGTGCATCATGCTCTATTGGCCCATGCATCAACTTCAGCTTTGTACAAGAAAAACTATAAA GACAAACAACAGGGTTTTATAGGATTCAACTTGTATACAACACACTATGTTCCTTTGACTGACTCAGAAGAAGATGCAAATGCTGTTCAAAGGGCCACTGCATTCCTTATTAATTG GGTCCTCCATCCATTAGTTTTTGGAGATTATCCTAATTTGATGAAGGACATTGTTGGTTTAAGGATGCCAATTTTTACAAAGGCTGAGAAGGAGCTAGTGAAAGGGTCTTGTGATTTCATAGGGATCATATATTACTATAGAATTCATGTGAAGGATAAACCTCCCAGTCAAATCCTGGAAACTAGAGACTATCATGCTGATGTGGCAGTACAACTTTTAA GCATGGAAGATGAAAGAGCACCTGAG GGCCTTCAAGAATTAATACAATACTTaaatcaagtttatggcaatcTTCCTATGTATATCTATGAAAATG GTCTTTCATTGAAGAGAAATTCATCCTTGGAAGATGGGCAAAGGGTGGAATACATGCAAAGCCACATTGCAGTAGTTCTTAATGCTTTGAG GAATGGTTCAAATGTAAAAGGGTATTTCACATGGTCATTTCTTGATGTGTACGAGTTATTAAGTGGCTATAGTACTGGCTATGGATTGATCTACGTAGATTTGGATGATCCAGATTTGAAAAGATATCCCAAATTATCTGCAAAGTGGTACTCTAATTTTTTGAAAGGAAAAGCTGCTTCTTTAGATGGAGTTTTGCAACTCCAAAACAATCATGGTGTGCAGTGA
- the LOC120091720 gene encoding beta-glucosidase 11-like isoform X1: MWNLGMVLLMLVFFLSFHLFGLAFAGADDDYTRSDFPPHFVFGSGTSAYQVEGAANEDGRTPSIWDSYTHSDGPGGNGDIACDGYHKYKEDVKLMVDIGLDAYKFSISWSRLIPNGRGPVNPKGLEYYNNLINELITYGIQPHVTLFNFDLPQELEDEYGGWVSPKIIEDFTAYAELCFKEFGDRVLYWSTINEPNVFADGGYDLGFTPPQRCSAPFGLRNCSFGNSTTEPYLVVHHALLAHASTSALYKKNYKDKQQGFIGFNLYTTHYVPLTDSEEDANAVQRATAFLINWVLHPLVFGDYPNLMKDIVGLRMPIFTKAEKELVKGSCDFIGIIYYYRIHVKDKPPSQILETRDYHADVAVQLLSMEDERAPEVRVGSLWLPVGLQELIQYLNQVYGNLPMYIYENGLSLKRNSSLEDGQRVEYMQSHIAVVLNALRNGSNVKGYFTWSFLDVYELLSGYSTGYGLIYVDLDDPDLKRYPKLSAKWYSNFLKGKAASLDGVLQLQNNHGVQ, translated from the exons ACCTCTGCTTACCAg GTAGAGGGAGCTGCCAATGAAGATGGTAGGACACCAAGCATTTGGGATTCTTATACTCATTCTG ATGGACCGGGAGGAAATGGTGACATAGCATGTGATGGATACCATAAATATAAG GAAGATGTGAAATTGATGGTGGATATTGGACTTGATGCGTATAAATTTTCCATCTCATGGTCAAGACTTATTCCAA atGGAAGAGGACCTGTAAATCCAAAGGGCTTGGAATACTACAACAATCTCATTAATGAACTAATTACCTATG GCATCCAACCACATGTGACTTTATTCAACTTTGATCTTCCAcaagaacttgaagatgaatATGGAGGATGGGTTAGTCCAAAGATTAT AGAAGACTTCACAGCCTATGCAGAATTATGCTTCAAAGAATTTGGAGATAGAGTATTGTATTGGAGTACCATAAATGAGCCTAATGTGTTTGCTGATGGAGGATATGATTTAGGATTTACGCCACCTCAGCGCTGTTCAGCTCcatttggattaagaaattgcTCTTTTGGCAACTCCACAACTGAGCCATACCTAGTTGTGCATCATGCTCTATTGGCCCATGCATCAACTTCAGCTTTGTACAAGAAAAACTATAAA GACAAACAACAGGGTTTTATAGGATTCAACTTGTATACAACACACTATGTTCCTTTGACTGACTCAGAAGAAGATGCAAATGCTGTTCAAAGGGCCACTGCATTCCTTATTAATTG GGTCCTCCATCCATTAGTTTTTGGAGATTATCCTAATTTGATGAAGGACATTGTTGGTTTAAGGATGCCAATTTTTACAAAGGCTGAGAAGGAGCTAGTGAAAGGGTCTTGTGATTTCATAGGGATCATATATTACTATAGAATTCATGTGAAGGATAAACCTCCCAGTCAAATCCTGGAAACTAGAGACTATCATGCTGATGTGGCAGTACAACTTTTAA GCATGGAAGATGAAAGAGCACCTGAGGTGAGAGTTGGGTCTTTATGGCTCCCtgtg GGCCTTCAAGAATTAATACAATACTTaaatcaagtttatggcaatcTTCCTATGTATATCTATGAAAATG GTCTTTCATTGAAGAGAAATTCATCCTTGGAAGATGGGCAAAGGGTGGAATACATGCAAAGCCACATTGCAGTAGTTCTTAATGCTTTGAG GAATGGTTCAAATGTAAAAGGGTATTTCACATGGTCATTTCTTGATGTGTACGAGTTATTAAGTGGCTATAGTACTGGCTATGGATTGATCTACGTAGATTTGGATGATCCAGATTTGAAAAGATATCCCAAATTATCTGCAAAGTGGTACTCTAATTTTTTGAAAGGAAAAGCTGCTTCTTTAGATGGAGTTTTGCAACTCCAAAACAATCATGGTGTGCAGTGA